One genomic segment of Coffea arabica cultivar ET-39 chromosome 6e, Coffea Arabica ET-39 HiFi, whole genome shotgun sequence includes these proteins:
- the LOC113695975 gene encoding beta-galactosidase-like, with the protein MLRTNILLLIIVLVSFLSCTVRAKVSYDGRSFIINGQRKILISGSIHYPRSTPEMWPDLIQKAKDGGLDVIQTYVFWNVHEPSPGKYNFEGRGDIVRFLKLVKAAGLYAHLRIGPYVCAEWNFGGFPVWLKYVPGMEFRTDNGPFKAAMQGFVTKIVNLMKSENLFEPQGGPIIMSQIENEYGPVEWEIGAPGKAYTKWAAQMAVAQNTGVPWVMCKQDDAPDPVIDACNGFYCEGFVPNKPYKPKMFTEIWTGWYTQYGGPNPHRPAEDLAYAVARFIQNNGSFFNYYMYHGGTNFGRTASGLFVATSYDYDAPIDEYGLLNEPKWGHLRDLHKAIKQCEPAMVSTYPTVIWLGKNHEAHVFKSRSGACAAFLSNYDPTYSVRVSFQNLPYDLPPWSVSILPDCKTVVYNTAKVNSPSSEPLMTPVGGKLSWQSYTDETPSADDSDVLVMNGLWEQLNVTRDSSDYLWYLTDVNIASNEGFLKSGQDPLFTVMSAGHALHVFINGQLSGTVYGSLDNPKLTYSSNVKLRAGVNKISLLSVAVGLANVGVHFETWNTGVLGPITLKGLNEGTRDLTKQRWTYKVGLKGEAQSLHTVTGSASVEWAEGSLLANKQPLTWYKTTFDAPPGNDPIALDMGSMGKGEVWVNGQSIGRHWPAYIANGNCGGCNYAGTFSEKKCQMYCGKPSQRWYHIPRSWLQPSGNLLVVFEEWGGDSTWLYLVKRTR; encoded by the exons ATGTTGAGAACCAACATTTTGTTGTTGATCATagttctggtatcatttcttaGTTGTACAGTTAGAGCCAAAGTCTCTTATGATGGCAGGTCATTCATCATTAATGGCCAGAGAAAAATTCTTATTTCTGGCTCCATTCATTATCCCAGAAGCACTCCTGAG ATGTGGCCTGATCTTATACAGAAGGCTAAAGACGGAGGCTTGGATGTGATACAAACTTATGTATTTTGGAATGTGCACGAGCCTTCTCCTGGAAAG TATAATTTTGAGGGCAGGGGCGATATCGTCAGATTCCTCAAGCTAGTAAAAGCAGCTGGTCTTTACGCCCATCTTCGCATTGGCCCCTACGTTTGTGCAGAATGGAACTTTGG GGGTTTCCCGGTCTGGCTAAAATACGTGCCCGGCATGGAATTTAGGACAGACAACGGGCCTTTTAAG GCGGCAATGCAAGGATTTGTTACGAAAATTGTCAACTTGATGAAGTCAGAAAATTTGTTCGAGCCTCAGGGAGGACCAATTATTATGTCccag ATAGAGAACGAGTATGGCCCAGTTGAGTGGGAGATCGGAGCTCCAGGTAAAGCATATACCAAATGGGCGGCACAAATGGCTGTTGCTCAAAACACTGGTGTTCCATGGGTCATGTGCAAGCAAGATGATGCCCCTGATCCTGTT ATAGACGCTTGCAATGGTTTCTACTGTGAAGGTTTTGTTCCAAACAAGccttacaaaccaaaaatgttTACTGAAATCTGGACTGGCTG GTATACACAATATGGAGGACCAAATCCCCATCGACCAGCGGAGGACTTGGCATATGCAGTTGCAAGGTTTATCCAAAACAATGGTTCCTTTTTCAACTACTATATG TATCACGGAGGAACAAATTTTGGCCGGACTGCTTCTGGTCTTTTTGTTGCCACTAGCTATGACTATGATGCTCCAATTGATGAATATG GGCTACTGAATGAACCAAAATGGGGGCACCTGAGAGATCTGCATAAGGCTATCAAACAATGCGAACCAGCTATGGTTTCAACGTATCCCACAGTTATCTGGCTCGGGAAGAATCACGAG GCTCATGTGTTTAAATCAAGATCTGGAGCTTGTGCTGCTTTCCTTTCTAACTATGACCCAACATATTCAGTGAGAGTGAGCTTCCAAAATCTTCCATATGACCTGCCACCCTGGTCTGTCAGTATTCTTCCAGACTGCAAGACCGTAGTCTACAACACTGCAAAG GTTAATTCCCCAAGCTCAGAGCCATTGATGACACCTGTAGGTGGTAAATTATCATGGCAGTCGTACACTGATGAAACACCCTCTGCAGACGACAGTGATGTGCTTGTAATGAATGGATTGTGGGAGCAATTGAACGTGACAAGAGATTCCTCGGACTATTTGTGGTACCTGACAGA CGTGAATATTGCATCCAATGAAGGATTCCTGAAGAGTGGACAGGACCCCCTTTTCACTGTTATGTCAGCTGGCCATGCCTTGCATGTTTTCATTAATGGTCAACTTTCAG GGACGGTGTATGGTTCATTGGACAATCCAAAACTCACATACAGTAGCAATGTAAAACTTAGAGCTGGTGTCAACAAGATTTCTTTACTTAGTGTTGCAGTGGGATTAGCG AACGTTGGGGTGCATTTTGAAACCTGGAATACAGGTGTTCTGGGTCCAATAACCTTGAAGGGTCTAAATGAGGGGACAAGAGACCTGACAAAGCAGAGATGGACATACAAG GTTGGTTTGAAAGGTGAAGCTCAAAGTCTCCATACTGTCACGGGAAGTGCCTCTGTCGAATGGGCAGAAGGATCATTGTTGGCTAACAAGCAGCCTCTGACATGGTACAAG ACTACTTTCGACGCACCCCCGGGAAACGATCCAATAGCTTTAGATATGGGCAGTATGGGGAAAGGAGAAGTGTGGGTAAATGGTCAAAGCATTGGAAGGCACTGGCCGGCATATATTGCAAATGGCAACTGTGGTGGCTGTAATTATGCCGGGACTTTCTCAGAGAAGAAATGCCAGATGTACTGTGGAAAACCTTCTCAGAGATG GTACCATATTCCTCGTTCTTGGCTGCAGCCAAGTGGAAATCTTTTGGTTGTGTTCGAAGAATGGGGTGGTGATTCAACTTGGTTGTATTTGGTTAAAAGGACAAGATGA
- the LOC113696306 gene encoding uncharacterized protein, producing MTKFSEITSLFSSLASNAGALDPTATNEDDEDLAITISNLNRSLNLSETQPSTRVLDTALSLMCFTAPQVFQSVFDCTVKTIVAVLSSSVECKVIKIGKNEVLRVGGSICRQDCAEIIEACVDVLEKLEGHRGDLSLSMVHAALRMVVLASRFKYTLESSAVLDVKTVDGWKLSFQKLLAHVPKESCMSRDMPVRLLCWYLDPALLKHNMSQILQEVNKRPLLCLSMAFSEMTEWHSILISLTLAPALFIEARALLHNWYLLTGLASVLRLQIQLVSLVLDIVSRPMSWGLSMETGSKMPFCDAYFPYKQKTIRILAGPLSWENFQQLVQKISRLVSQGGKDYNGSSEQGVLKMELVDHKSLWATAINFPDWFLFACLLLFSAPDFQGIAHLKYMIHSTDKSYDEEVPYCAAAARYIAWILDPVTESNQDLLVDYLTKLSGLWTSKRFSSGKCYQASRGCKEESEIELVCLENRILKYDNHSNWIWLKEFHDVCVRYCRQVTGFASVAAQISQGDCSQQSRLIRMIPLGILIGFLDSVDEVGCELFLHYAATGTILKWTETQIHGLKQNGRICEWQEESTTWSQTCTAEEAVAGASVVFDLTDVTEKMTASLFENEERGLKFLHGMKLKVGNYLLKCVKRLLHFKADEAAKLIMYRDLVHSLVRWERQGQDPQDYKDLEDVIDALKGASAFL from the exons ATGACGAAATTTTCAGAAATAACATCTCTTTTTTCCTCGCTTGCTTCGAATGCAGGAGCCCTAGATCCAACGGCTacaaatgaagatgatgaagatcTCGCCATCACGATCTCCAATCTGAATCGCTCTCTCAACCTGAGCGAAACTCAACCTAGCACCAGAGTTCTGGACACTGCGCTCTCTCTCATGTGCTTCACTGCTCCGCAG gTTTTCCAATCGGTGTTTGATTGCACGGTAAAGACGATCGTCGCAGTTCTGTCGTCTTCTGTCGAATGTAAGGTTattaaaattggtaaaaatgaGGTCTTGCGAGTTGGCGGATCGATTTGTAGGCAAGACTGCGCGGAAATTATAGAAGCATGTGTtgatgttttggaaaaactggAAGGACATCGAG GAGATCTTTCTCTCTCAATGGTACATGCTGCATTACGCATGGTGGTACTGGCTTCACGCTTTAAGTACACTTTGGAATCAAGTGCTGTTCTTGATGTTAAAACAGTTGATGGATGGaaactttcttttcaaaagcTACTTGCCCATGTGCCAAAAGAAAGTTGTATGAGCAGAGATATGCCAGTAAG GTTGCTGTGTTGGTATCTTGATCCTGCCCTTCTAAAACATAATATGTCGCAAATCTTGCAAGAGGTCAATAAAAGACCTTTGCTTTGCCTGAGTATGGCCTTCAGTGAGATGACAGAATGGCATTCCATACTGATATCCTTGACGCTTGCTCCAGCTCTTTTCATTGAGGCTAGGGCCCTATTGCATAATTGGTATCTACTAAC GGGTTTGGCTTCTGTGTTGAGGCTTCAGATTCAGTTGGTTTCACTGGTTCTAGACATAGTCTCCAGACCAATGTCGTGGGGCTTATCAATGGAGACTGGGTCCAAAATGCCATTTTGTGATGCATATTTCCCGTACAAGCAAAAAACTATAAGAATTTTGGCTGGACCTCTGTCGTgggaaaattttcagcagctAGTTCAGAAGATAAGCAGATTGGTTTCTCAGGGGGGAAAAGACTATAACGGAAGTTCTGAGCAAGGGGTGTTGAAGATGGAACTGGTGGATCATAAATCTCTATG GGCTACTGCTATAAACTTCCCTGATTGGTTCTTGTTTGCCTGTCTACTACTCTTCTCTGCTCCAGACTTTCAGGGCATTGCCCATTTAAAGTACATGATACACTCCACTGATAAATCATATGATGAGGAAGTGCCTTATTGCGCTGCTGCAGCGAGGTATATTGCATGGATATTGGACCCTGTTACCGAATCTAATCAAGACTTGCTAGTTGATTATTTGACCAAACTATCAGGATTATGGACTTCAAAGCGCTTTAGCTCAGGTAAATGCTACCAGGCATCACGGGGCTGCAAGGAAGAAAGTGAAATTGAATTGGTGTGTCTTGAAAACAGAATCCTCAAATATGACAACCATTCAAATTGGATCTGGTTGAAGGAATTTCATGACGTGTGCGTTAGATATTGCAGACAAGTTACTGGTTTTGCATCTGTAGCAGCACAAATATCACAAGGAGATTGCAGCCAGCAAAGTAGATTAATTAGGATGATCCCATTAGGCATTTTGATTGGATTCCTTGATTCTGTAGATGAGGTAGGATGTGAATTATTTTTGCATTATGCTGCAACTGGTACTATCTTAAAATGGACAGAAACACAAATTCATGGACTGAAGCAAAACGGAAGGATCTGTGAATGGCAGGAAGAGTCGACTACGTGGAGTCAAACATGTACGGCAGAAGAGGCTGTAGCTGGAGCCTCTGTTGTCTTTGATCTAACTGATGTAACTGAGAAGATGACAGCTTCTTTATTTGAAAATGAGGAGAGGGGGTTAAAGTTTCTTCATGGCATGAAACTGAAGGTTGGAAATTATCTCCTCAAGTGCGTCAAGAGGCTTCTCCATTTTAAAGCTGATGAAGCAGCAAAACTTATAATGTATAGGGACCTCGTCCATAGCTTAGTACGGTGGGAACGTCAAGGACAAGATCCCCAAGACTACAAGGACCTGGAGGATGTCATCGACGCCTTGAAAGGTGCATCAGCTTTCTTGTGA
- the LOC113694703 gene encoding probable polyamine oxidase 5, with amino-acid sequence MLTRKPRIVIIGAGMAGLTAANKLYKSAGSKDLFELCVVEGGTRIGGRINTSEFGGDRIEIGATWIHGIKGSPVHKIAREINSLESEQPWECMDSFSDEPVTIAEGGYELNPSLVEPISSLFKKLMDFSQGKLIEDETVSSLKLAAKSCGPGNISIGSFLRKGLDAYWSSMKHQRDQVKMLGNWSGKALEEAIFAMHENTQRTYTSAGDLHTLDYNAESEYILFPGEEITIAKGYLSIIESLASVLPAGLVQLGRKVTKIEWQPDGHLPIAVPNGHGTMPVKLHFLDGSTMSADHVILTVSLGVLKHGIREDAGMFDPPLPGFKTEAISKLGYGVVNKLFLQLSPTNGQEFKSSIKFPNLQMVFHQSDHTLSRHPDIPWWMRRTASLSPIYSKSSVLLSWFAGEEALELESLNDDEILNGVSTTISNLFSKSTHYHVASDSNQPCNGDANSAENSNLRCIKFAKILKSKWGNDPLFLGSYSYVAVGSSGDDMDTMAEPLPKISNSSAPKSPSPPLQILFAGEATHRTHYSTTHGAYFSGLREANRLLQHYGCSDI; translated from the coding sequence ATGCTTACAAGGAAGCCAAGAATTGTGATAATTGGAGCCGGAATGGCTGGTCTAACAGCTGCTAACAAGCTCTACAAATCAGCTGGCTCCAAAGATTTGTTTGAGCTTTGTGTTGTGGAAGGGGGAACAAGAATTGGTGGGAGGATCAACACCTCGGAGTTTGGTGGTGACAGGATTGAGATAGGTGCTACATGGATCCACGGTATTAAAGGTAGCCCAGTTCACAAAATTGCTCGAGAAATCAATTCGCTCGAGTCTGAGCAGCCATGGGAGTGTATGGATAGCTTTTCGGACGAGCCAGTTACAATAGCTGAAGGCGGATATGAGTTGAATCCATCTCTTGTTGAGCCAATTTCTAGCCTTTTCAAGAAATTGATGGATTTTTCTCAAGGAAAATTGATTGAAGATGAAACGGTCAGTTCTCTCAAGCTTGCAGCTAAATCTTGCGGCCCTGGAAACATCAGTATTGGTTCTTTTCTTCGAAAAGGATTGGATGCTTACTGGAGCTCGATGAAGCACCAGCGGGATCAGGTCAAAATGCTTGGGAATTGGAGCGGAAAAGCACTCGAAGAGGCCATTTTTGCAATGCACGAAAACACGCAGAGGACATATACCTCAGCTGGAGATTTGCATACTCTGGATTATAACGCCGAAAGTGAGTATATTCTGTTTCCAGGTGAAGAAATAACCATTGCTAAAGGCTACTTGAGCATAATTGAGTCACTGGCTTCTGTACTGCCCGCTGGTTTGGTTCAATTAGGCCGCAAGGTCACCAAAATAGAATGGCAGCCTGACGGCCATTTACCGATAGCAGTCCCAAACGGTCATGGTACTATGCCAGTGAAGCTACATTTTCTGGATGGTTCAACCATGTCAGCAGACCATGTCATTCTGACAGTTTCACTGGGAGTTCTTAAACATGGAATTCGCGAAGATGCCGGTATGTTCGATCCTCCACTTCCTGGTTTCAAGACTGAAGCAATTTCAAAACTTGGGTATGGAGTTGTTAACAAGCTgtttttgcaattaagtccaacaaatggtcaagaattcaagagcaGCATCAAGTTCCCGAACCTGCAGATGGTTTTCCATCAATCAGACCACACATTATCAAGGCATCCAGACATCCCTTGGTGGATGAGAAGGACAGCATCTCTCAGTCCAATCTACAGCAAGTCCAGTGTTCTCTTATCCTGGTTTGCAGGTGAAGAGGCCCTGGAGCTTGAATCTCTTAACGACGACGAAATCCTTAATGGGGTTTCAACAACAATCTCCAATTTGTTCTCAAAATCCACCCATTACCATGTTGCGTCAGATTCCAACCAGCCATGCAATGGGGATGCAAATTCTGCAGAAAACTCCAACTTAAGATGCataaaatttgccaaaattttgaAGAGCAAATGGGGGAATGATCCTCTATTCTTGGGGTCATATAGTTATGTCGCTGTTGGATCAAGTGGGGATGATATGGACACCATGGCTGAGCCATTGCCCAAGATTAGCAATTCATCAGCTCCCAAATCTCCCTCTCCTCCACTTCAAATTTTGTTTGCAGGGGAAGCAACACATAGAACCCACTATTCAACTACACATGGTGCATACTTCAGCGGTCTTAGAGAAGCCAATAGGCTTCTTCAACACTATGGCTGCAGTGACATATGA